From a region of the Helianthus annuus cultivar XRQ/B chromosome 5, HanXRQr2.0-SUNRISE, whole genome shotgun sequence genome:
- the LOC110941964 gene encoding transcription factor bHLH47 yields MAAERSPTCLQTSKKNPAKVPKRIHKAEREKLKREHLNELFLELAGALELTEQNSGKASVLGETTRVVKDMIDQIKSLKKENAALQSETQYVTVERNELQDETCTLQKQITELQSMIKERNVQTNLDLNAPAIESQEPQFPTYFPQEMMRLPTGDPVLNPVFIIPGCQNVQVHAQTELRTGHNPVSNVSKPNPRYPTPSDSWPFQLLEKPCQEAGED; encoded by the exons ATGGCAGCCGAAAGATCGCCCACTTG CTTGCAAACGAGCAAGAAGAATCCAGCTAAAGTTCCTAAACGGATTCACAAAGCTGAAAGGGAAAAACTAAAGCGTGAACATTTGAATGAACTCTTTCTTGAGTTGGCTGGTGCACTTG AACTCACAGAACAAAACAGTGGGAAAGCCTCGGTATTAGGCGAAACCACTCGAGTTGTAAAAGACATGATTGATCAGATCAAGTCTCTCAAGAAGGAGAATGCAGCTTTACAATCCGAAACACAATAT GTGACAGTTGAAAGGAATGAACTTCAAGATGAAACGTGTACGCTACAAAAACAGATCACTGAACTACAGAGCATGATAAAAGAAAGAAATGTCCAAACAAACCTTGACCTGAATGCACCCGCAATCGAATCGCAAGAACCGCAATTCCCAACTTATTTTCCACAGGAGATGATGAGATTACCTACTGGTGATCCGGTTTTAAATCCCGTTTTTATTATTCCTGGTTGTCAAAACGTCCAAGTTCACGCACAAACAGAGTTGCGTACGGGTCACAATCCTGTGTCAAATGTGAGCAAACCAAACCCGCGGTATCCCACTCCATCTGATTCCTGGCCTTTCCAACTTCTTGAAAAACCGTGTCAAGAAGCCGGGGAGGATTAA
- the LOC110941965 gene encoding uncharacterized protein LOC110941965 isoform X2 gives MARVKNWYNNQSKSASLIWFISLLIFYAIFRMASKHSPLSFKDVSVSNGERLKLYEKMSRDLDEHGALFLKHGETSQSLLLSDLFDMKNGSVTPALKAAIPPVRANVLHLSTEYSLPISKAVKDVFSPTLSEVIWFQNSERYHFSMFHASHHISPVPASEEEVEAEVDAVKSVVNQLCPVTILLDRVVLTSTGVLLGCWQVISGTDPVTIRSKLRNALPRAPEKQLYAPAILHTSLARILGHPKNSSEETNVDSELQHFHELVARLNSRIVGTKATVSELWYVEEYDVLALALDGKMKIRRFQFGCSKA, from the exons ATGGCTAGGGTTAAGAACTGgtataataatcaatcaaaaTCAGCTTCTTTAATTTGGTTCATCTCCTTACTAATCTTCTACGCTATCTTCCGTATGGCTTCTAAACACTCTCCTCTTTCTTTTAAAG ATGTTTCGGTTTCGAATGGAGAGAGGTTGAAATTGTATGAGAAAATGAGCAGGGATTTGGATGAGCATGGTGCACTCTTTCTTAAGCACGGAGAGACTTCACAGTCGTTGTTACTTTCTGATCTATTTGATATGAAAAATGGATCGGTGACTCCTGCTTTGAAG GCTGCTATTCCTCCTGTTCGAGCTAATGTCCTGCATTTGAGCACTGAGTACTCCCTTCCTATCTC GAAAGCAGTGAAGGATGTATTTTCACCGACTCTTAGTGAAG TAATTTGGTTTCAGAATTCCGAGCGATACCATTTTAGTATGTTTCACGCTTCACACCACATTTCACCCGTTCCTGCTTCAGAAGAGGAA GTCGAGGCGGAAGTGGATGCTGTAAAATCAGTCGTAAATCAACTCTGCCCGGTGACAATTTTGTTAGATCGGGTCGTTTTGACTTCAACTGGTGTGCTTTTGGGTTGCTGGCAG GTGATATCTGGGACGGATCCTGTGACTATCCGTTCTAAATTAAGAAACGCTCTTCCCCGTGCACCAGAAAAGCAACTT TATGCTCCTGCCATACTTCATACATCACTTGCAAGGATTCTTGGTCACCCTAAAAATTCATCCGAG GAAACGAATGTCGATTCAGAACTGCAACACTTTCATGAATTAGTAGCTCGTTTGAACAGTCGCATCGTTGGAACTAAG GCAACAGTCTCTGAGCTATGGTATGTGGAAGAGTATGACGTCTTGGCTTTGGCTTTAGATGGAAAAATGAAAATACGTCGGTTCCAATTTGGATGTTCGAAAGCATGA
- the LOC110941965 gene encoding uncharacterized protein LOC110941965 isoform X1, which produces MARVKNWYNNQSKSASLIWFISLLIFYAIFRMASKHSPLSFKADVSVSNGERLKLYEKMSRDLDEHGALFLKHGETSQSLLLSDLFDMKNGSVTPALKAAIPPVRANVLHLSTEYSLPISKAVKDVFSPTLSEVIWFQNSERYHFSMFHASHHISPVPASEEEVEAEVDAVKSVVNQLCPVTILLDRVVLTSTGVLLGCWQVISGTDPVTIRSKLRNALPRAPEKQLYAPAILHTSLARILGHPKNSSEETNVDSELQHFHELVARLNSRIVGTKATVSELWYVEEYDVLALALDGKMKIRRFQFGCSKA; this is translated from the exons ATGGCTAGGGTTAAGAACTGgtataataatcaatcaaaaTCAGCTTCTTTAATTTGGTTCATCTCCTTACTAATCTTCTACGCTATCTTCCGTATGGCTTCTAAACACTCTCCTCTTTCTTTTAAAG CAGATGTTTCGGTTTCGAATGGAGAGAGGTTGAAATTGTATGAGAAAATGAGCAGGGATTTGGATGAGCATGGTGCACTCTTTCTTAAGCACGGAGAGACTTCACAGTCGTTGTTACTTTCTGATCTATTTGATATGAAAAATGGATCGGTGACTCCTGCTTTGAAG GCTGCTATTCCTCCTGTTCGAGCTAATGTCCTGCATTTGAGCACTGAGTACTCCCTTCCTATCTC GAAAGCAGTGAAGGATGTATTTTCACCGACTCTTAGTGAAG TAATTTGGTTTCAGAATTCCGAGCGATACCATTTTAGTATGTTTCACGCTTCACACCACATTTCACCCGTTCCTGCTTCAGAAGAGGAA GTCGAGGCGGAAGTGGATGCTGTAAAATCAGTCGTAAATCAACTCTGCCCGGTGACAATTTTGTTAGATCGGGTCGTTTTGACTTCAACTGGTGTGCTTTTGGGTTGCTGGCAG GTGATATCTGGGACGGATCCTGTGACTATCCGTTCTAAATTAAGAAACGCTCTTCCCCGTGCACCAGAAAAGCAACTT TATGCTCCTGCCATACTTCATACATCACTTGCAAGGATTCTTGGTCACCCTAAAAATTCATCCGAG GAAACGAATGTCGATTCAGAACTGCAACACTTTCATGAATTAGTAGCTCGTTTGAACAGTCGCATCGTTGGAACTAAG GCAACAGTCTCTGAGCTATGGTATGTGGAAGAGTATGACGTCTTGGCTTTGGCTTTAGATGGAAAAATGAAAATACGTCGGTTCCAATTTGGATGTTCGAAAGCATGA
- the LOC110941965 gene encoding uncharacterized protein LOC110941965 isoform X3: MARVKNWYNNQSKSASLIWFISLLIFYAIFRMASKHSPLSFKADVSVSNGERLKLYEKMSRDLDEHGALFLKHGETSQSLLLSDLFDMKNGSVTPALKAAIPPVRANVLHLSTEYSLPISKAVKDVFSPTLSEVIWFQNSERYHFSMFHASHHISPVPASEEEVEAEVDAVKSVVNQLCPVTILLDRVVLTSTGVLLGCWQVISGTDPVTIRSKLRNALPRAPEKQLYAPAILHTSLARILGHPKNSSEETNVDSELQHFHELVARLNSRIVGTKSLSYGMWKSMTSWLWL; encoded by the exons ATGGCTAGGGTTAAGAACTGgtataataatcaatcaaaaTCAGCTTCTTTAATTTGGTTCATCTCCTTACTAATCTTCTACGCTATCTTCCGTATGGCTTCTAAACACTCTCCTCTTTCTTTTAAAG CAGATGTTTCGGTTTCGAATGGAGAGAGGTTGAAATTGTATGAGAAAATGAGCAGGGATTTGGATGAGCATGGTGCACTCTTTCTTAAGCACGGAGAGACTTCACAGTCGTTGTTACTTTCTGATCTATTTGATATGAAAAATGGATCGGTGACTCCTGCTTTGAAG GCTGCTATTCCTCCTGTTCGAGCTAATGTCCTGCATTTGAGCACTGAGTACTCCCTTCCTATCTC GAAAGCAGTGAAGGATGTATTTTCACCGACTCTTAGTGAAG TAATTTGGTTTCAGAATTCCGAGCGATACCATTTTAGTATGTTTCACGCTTCACACCACATTTCACCCGTTCCTGCTTCAGAAGAGGAA GTCGAGGCGGAAGTGGATGCTGTAAAATCAGTCGTAAATCAACTCTGCCCGGTGACAATTTTGTTAGATCGGGTCGTTTTGACTTCAACTGGTGTGCTTTTGGGTTGCTGGCAG GTGATATCTGGGACGGATCCTGTGACTATCCGTTCTAAATTAAGAAACGCTCTTCCCCGTGCACCAGAAAAGCAACTT TATGCTCCTGCCATACTTCATACATCACTTGCAAGGATTCTTGGTCACCCTAAAAATTCATCCGAG GAAACGAATGTCGATTCAGAACTGCAACACTTTCATGAATTAGTAGCTCGTTTGAACAGTCGCATCGTTGGAACTAAG TCTCTGAGCTATGGTATGTGGAAGAGTATGACGTCTTGGCTTTGGCTTTAG